Part of the Kitasatospora sp. NBC_00374 genome is shown below.
GACGGGCCGTGGAGCCCACCGGCCGCCCAGGGTGGCGAACCGGCCGTACTCCGCCTCTGGCTCAGGCCACTCAGGTCACCACCTCCTCGGTCACGGTGACGGTGACGAGGCCGACGTTGTCTCCCAGGCAGCGATCCTGATCGTTGATCCGAACGAAGAGCGTTCCGTCGGCGTCGGCTGTGTACGTGCCGCCCGCAGCTTCGTGTGCCGGGAACTCGACGCCTGCGACATCAGCCACGTCGGAGCCCTCGGTACCGACGGCGGCGAGGAGTTGGCCGTACGCTCCGCTGTCGGCGATCTTGCATCCCGGGGCGACGGCGTGGTCGGTGTCTGCCGGATATCCCCGGATGCCGACCCGATCGAACATCCGGCGGTCGACTGTCCAGGAACCGGCGACCGGCTTGATCGTCACCGTCTGCCCCTTTGTGACGTGCAGTCCGGTATCCCGCCAACCTGCCGTGGTCGAGCTGACGGTGATGTCGAACCTCCGGGGGTGGAAGCTGCCACTGAGGCCGTCGGCGTACTTCAGATGCCCGCAGTCCGCCAGTTGGGTGATGATCTCGATTCCCGATCCGCAGACGCGCATCGCACCGGCCCACTCCTGTGGGGTGACTGGGTCGCCCGGTGAGGAGGCGCGCTGACCCGGCCGTCCCCCGAAGGTGGCGCAGACGGGGTCGACCTGGCCCGAGCCGCTCCAGCAGTAGGACTGGGAGCGGTCCTCCAGCTCGGCGGGCACGTAGGAGGGCTGACGTGGTCCGAGCGCTCGGGCTGCGGCGCCGAGGGCCTGCCGAGGAGGTCCCTGACCGGGTGCTGCGTGCACGGCCGGCGAGTCGCTGTCGAACATGGGGTCGCCGAACAGCAAGACCTTGTCGATGCGAGGGTAGAGCGGCCTCAGTTCGGTGTCCGCCAGCGCGTCGCCGAGGACCCAAGCGCCCTCGGAGTAGCCCGCGACGACGAGCCGCTGGTTCGGGCAGAGCGCGGCCTGCGTCCTGATGTGGTCAACCGCGACCTTGGCGCCGTTCAGCTCGTTGGCGTGCAGGCCCGGTGGCAGCCCGGCCTCACCGGTCAATGGCTCCGGAATACCTGCCTCGGCCCGCTTCACCTGCTCCGTCGTCACGGACGACCAGAAGACCTGCTCGAACGGAAGGGGGTCGTAGGCGCCGGCCGGTGTGGCGGACAACCACTGAACGGCGAGGTTCTCCGAACCGACTGCGTCCTGCAGTTCGGGGATGACCTTGTTCTCGAGGAAGTCGACCGTCGGCCCTGAGTCGATCGCGGGGATGACACGGACACCGCGGATCCCGATGAAGACGTACGGCCGGCAGTCCCCCTGCTGCTGGGTCTCGGCCTGGAGTCCGGACGCCGCCCCGACTGCCGGCAACTCGTTGGTGCCCCCGATGGCGATGACCAGCCCACCGACCGTCACGAGAGCCGTCACACATCGCCCGAATCGCGAGGCGCTCCGCGGACGCGTACCGGGAGCACCCGCAGATCTGGTGCGGGGCAGGCGGAGTAGGCGCATGGCTGACCTCCGGTGAGCCCGATTCCCTGCTGAGTGGGCGCAGCGGACCCGACAGGGTAGAAGTCCCATGGCCTGCACGATGGTGCGAGGCCGCCGCCCTGTCTCCCACGCGCCGTGGGGATGGCGTCAGGTCTCCAGCATGTGCCGTTCGAAGGGCAGCGGCAAACCAAGGCGCCTGCCGGACGGGGAGGCCCCAGCGGATGCCGACCCCGAAACCCCGTGGTGCGATGAAGAGTGGTTCGCTGCCGGGCGGCCCCACGCTCCCCACGGCGCCGGTTCACCCACGGCTCGCGGCCCCGACGACACGTCAGACTCCCGTCAGGAGAAGCTGATGGTACGCGCAACGGTCCTTCCTGCCAGGGTCGGCACGGGCAGGAGTCGACGACACCCCCTCCGTCGATCGTGCATCCTCCTCGCGGCGCTCCTGCTGTCCCTGGCGGGCAGTTGCGGTGCCGATGCCGGGCTCCCGGGCCTTTCGGGCCAGGTCGCGGCGTGGTCACAGAGTCATGTCCCGGCATGTCTGCGCACGAGCCCGGCCGCCGCCGGCCCGCACGACACGTGGACCTCGGTCGCCCCCGCCCCCACCAAGCGCTACCTCCTCGGCGCGACCACGGGCTGTGACGGCACTCTCTATGCCATGGGCGGACTCGCGGCCACGAGCGAGAACCCCACGCCGACCGACGTCGCCCTCACCGACGCCATGGAGGCGTACGACCCGGCCGCCGGGACGTGGACCGCGGCGGCTCCGCTGCCGACCGCACGGGTGGGCCTCGCGGCCGTCACCGGACGGGACGGACGGATCTACGCCATCGGCGGTAGCCCGAACGAACAGTTCCCCCCCTCCGACGTGGTCGAGGTGTACACCCCCGGCACCGACACCTGGGAGACCGCCGCGCCGCTGCCCATCCCGCTGGCGGACGTCAGCGCTACGACCGACTCGGCGGGGAACATCTACGCCTTCGGCGGAGATGTGACGGAGATCTACGACGCGGACACGAAGACGTGGAAGACGGCGCCTCCGATGCCGACACCGCGCGAACGCGCGGTGGTCACCGCCGGGACTGATGACCGGATCTACGTCATCGGCGGCTTTCCCGCCTCCGGCGATGCGGCCGGTCCGCTGCGAACGGTCGAGGTCTACACACCGGCCACCGGCCGGTGGAGCAGCGCCGCATCCCTCCCGCACCCAGCCGGCCAGGCCGCAGGAGTGACGGCTCTGGACGGCCGCATCTTCGTCTTCGGCGGCAACCCGGACGACGGCGCGGCACCCAGCGCCGCGGCATACGTCTACAGCCCTGCGACGGACGACTGGGCGACGGTGACGCCGATGCCCCGGCCCAGGAACACCCATTCCGCGGCGATCGGCCCCGACGGCCGGATCTACCTGGTCGGCGGCGACCAGGGCACCACGGACGCCGAACTCGGTGTGCTGCGGAACGTCGACGCCTACACGCCGTGACGCTCCACCGCGCAGATCCGGCACCACCGTTCCGCCGCCCGGCCCAAGGACATCGACACCTACGGCGGCGGATACGTCGACGACTACCTGTGATCCTGGAACCGGGCTGCGCCAGCGACGACTACGACCTCGTCGAGCCGGAGGAGGAACGCACGGAGGCCTTCGAGTACCTCCGGAACGGGGAAGCTCGACCGACAGTGGCGAGTTCCTCTACTGGCCGTGGCCGGTCTCCGGGGCGGCGGAGCCCGTCGCCTTCCGCCAGGCGGCGTCGACGACGGCCAGGGCCGGGCCGACCGTCTGCGCGTCGCGGCGTTTGCGCCAGTGTTCGTGGGCAGCCTCCCGCAGCCTGTCGAGGGCTCCGATCCGGTCGATCGGCGGCGGGGCGAAGCGGCCGCCCGCAGCGCGGACGTGCTCGTCCCATCGGTCCTGCCAGAACTCGACCTCCCAACCGGGCCAGCGCGCGGCCATCTCGTAGGCCTCCGTCTGGCGGCCGTTCAGCCACCATCCCACCCGGCGGCGCACCGGATCGACATGGATGCCGGACGAGGGAGAGAGCCGGCAGGTGCCGTGGTTGGGGGCACCTGCCAGGCGGTCGAGCAGCGCGGGCCCTTCGGCGACCGGGTTACGGCCCAGGTCGGCGACCAGATGGCAGCGGTCCGCGCCGACCGTGACGAGGCTGACGAGGGGGTCGGGCTCGGACGCCTCCGGGTCTGCGGGGCAGACCGGCGGGCCGGGGTACACAATCCCGTCACGTGAACGGACCGTCGCCGGGTCCAGCCCCAGGTACTCGCGCAGTTCGGCCGGACCGTCGTAGGCCCACCGCAGCTCCCAGCCGGGCCAGGTGTGTTCCAGCAGCTCCAGAGCCGCGGAGCGCAGTCCGGTGGTCACGGTCGGCCCCGCCGTGACGAAGAACAGCAGCACCCGGCGGCGCAGGTCCACCAGGGCCGCCGCCTCACACCAGACGTCGTCGTGCCAGCGGCTCCGGGCTCCGTCGTGGGCACGGATGAACGGGAGCACGACATCGGGCCCCGCCAGGAGATCGATGTCCAGCCCGAACGCGCCGAAGCGCGAGTCGTACAGCTCGTGTTCGTCCTGCTCCGAGACGACCACGTACGTTGCCCATTCCGTCATGTCGGCGAGGATTTCAGCATGTGCCAGGTCTGCCAACCGAATTCACGGGCTCACCGCGACGCCGACGGTCCGGCCCACAGCTGTCGGGCGCCAGGCGCTGCCCGCAGGCTGCGCGACGACACCGCGCAGCCGGAGTACTGAGCCGAGGCCAGGGGACCAGCGGGGGCGTGCGCACCCGAGGCCCTGCCCGCAGGCTGTCGCTCGACACCGGCTGTCCTGAACGCCGGCTGCTCCACCTGCGGAGGCTTCACACACCGGCGGCGATGATCACGGCGTCCGTGGCGAAGCCGAGCAGGAGCCCCAGCAGGATCATCCACGTGGTCAGCTCCTTCATGGCCGCGCGGCGGGCGACGGCGAGGAGCTCGATGATCACGTAGAGGATGGAGCCGGCGGCGAGCCCCAGGAACGCGACGCTGAGGAATTCGTTCACCACCTGCTGGCCCACGAGAGTGCCGACGAAGGTCGGGCCGCCGCCGATGAGACCGAGCAACGCGAGGAATCCCCAGGACGGGCGCTCGCCCTCGGCGGCAAGCGGGGCGACGATCCCGAAGCCCTCGGTCGCGTTGTGCAGGCCGAAGCCGATGACCAGCAGGAGGGCGAGGGAGATCTCGCCCGCCGCGGCGGAGTTGCCGATGGCCAAGCCCTCGGCGAAGTTGTGCAGGCCGATACCGGTGGCGATCATCAGGGCCAGGCTCGCGGCTCGGGAACGGGACCGCGAGGCCAGTTCCTCCGGGACGGCCGACGCTCCCGGCCCGTCGGACGGCAGAACCGGCGGGTGCCGGCGCCGGGCGATCCACCGGTCGTAGTACACCAGGCCGAGAAGCCCGAGGGCCAGCCCGGCGGTGAGCACCAGGCCGCCACTGACGGCGGTGATCCAGTGGTGGTCGCCCAGCGCCGAGTCGGTCGGTTCCCACGCGGCGGTGAGAACATCCCAGAGCAGGAAGAGCAGGACGCCGATGGCGACCGCATTGAGCGCTGCCCTCAGGCGCGGAGCGGGGTTTCGCATCCGGCCGATCGGAAGCCCGAGGTAGATGGTGAGACCGGCGATGGCACCCAGCAGGGCGATCTGCGGACCGGACATGGCGGGCTCCGTGGAAGCGCGACGAGGAGGGCAGGCTCGGCCCCTGTTGATTAGGCTTACCTAACAAGCCTGACCCCGCTCGACCTCCTGCGCACCCCGGTGCGGCCGGGCGGTCGGCGCACCCGAAGGCGGTGGGCGGACCTCCCGCAGGGCGACTCCGCCGGTCCGTCAGTGCTGGCTGTTGCGGAAGCCGATCACGACGGCGCCCCACCAGCAGACCTGGGAGACGAGGGCGGTGGTGGCGCCCCAGACCAGCAGGCGCGTGGTCAGCGGGGTGGGGCCGTGCTGCGCCATGCGTCTGTTCAGGAGTCCGGCCTGGAGGCCGTTGACGGTGAGGACGAGGACCAGGGCCAGTTTGATGCGGGTGATCGACGAGGCCAGGTCGGGCTCGAGCATCACGCCGCTGGCGACGAGTCCGCCGAGCCCGGCCCAGATCGGGACGTGCAGGCGGGAGGTGGTGGCGAGCGTCTCGTGCAGGGTGCACCGCCTCGTCATCCAGAGCAGCCCGTGGTAGTCGGCGCCCAGGACCGCGCCGAAGCCGAGGGTGAGCGAGGCCAGGTGGACGAAGAGGGCTGCCGTGTGCAGGGCGGGGTCCACCTCGACGTGCGCGGAGATCCACGCGCACATCGTGAGGCCTGCGCAGGCCATCACGGCCGCGGCGGCGACCGTCCACCACGCGTCGTGCAGGCCCAGCGGCCGGGCGGGCTCGCCGGCGGGCCTCCCGGATGCGGGGAGAACGGA
Proteins encoded:
- a CDS encoding ZIP family metal transporter codes for the protein MSGPQIALLGAIAGLTIYLGLPIGRMRNPAPRLRAALNAVAIGVLLFLLWDVLTAAWEPTDSALGDHHWITAVSGGLVLTAGLALGLLGLVYYDRWIARRRHPPVLPSDGPGASAVPEELASRSRSRAASLALMIATGIGLHNFAEGLAIGNSAAAGEISLALLLVIGFGLHNATEGFGIVAPLAAEGERPSWGFLALLGLIGGGPTFVGTLVGQQVVNEFLSVAFLGLAAGSILYVIIELLAVARRAAMKELTTWMILLGLLLGFATDAVIIAAGV
- a CDS encoding Kelch repeat-containing protein, which translates into the protein MGGLAATSENPTPTDVALTDAMEAYDPAAGTWTAAAPLPTARVGLAAVTGRDGRIYAIGGSPNEQFPPSDVVEVYTPGTDTWETAAPLPIPLADVSATTDSAGNIYAFGGDVTEIYDADTKTWKTAPPMPTPRERAVVTAGTDDRIYVIGGFPASGDAAGPLRTVEVYTPATGRWSSAASLPHPAGQAAGVTALDGRIFVFGGNPDDGAAPSAAAYVYSPATDDWATVTPMPRPRNTHSAAIGPDGRIYLVGGDQGTTDAELGVLRNVDAYTP
- a CDS encoding cutinase family protein — encoded protein: MKRAEAGIPEPLTGEAGLPPGLHANELNGAKVAVDHIRTQAALCPNQRLVVAGYSEGAWVLGDALADTELRPLYPRIDKVLLFGDPMFDSDSPAVHAAPGQGPPRQALGAAARALGPRQPSYVPAELEDRSQSYCWSGSGQVDPVCATFGGRPGQRASSPGDPVTPQEWAGAMRVCGSGIEIITQLADCGHLKYADGLSGSFHPRRFDITVSSTTAGWRDTGLHVTKGQTVTIKPVAGSWTVDRRMFDRVGIRGYPADTDHAVAPGCKIADSGAYGQLLAAVGTEGSDVADVAGVEFPAHEAAGGTYTADADGTLFVRINDQDRCLGDNVGLVTVTVTEEVVT